The stretch of DNA aaaataatagcagtacaatgtgactaaccagaataatcaaggtttttagtatatttttttattgctacgtggcaaacaagttaccagtaggttcagtagattctcagaaaactatgaaggtatatttggtgcaaaacaactgcacacctgtgacagtggaatttgtatttgtagagattatccacacatgtgtatcagtaaatttgaagtcacagatgaagagttgcaaacttgtagattttttttctttccctcaaatacaacataacagttacacattcacaaatccttcagtgcagctgcacaaatcccattttacaaatcacagattaagaaactcacaagctcacgttttttgctacaattgctgcagtaaatatggtgcataacctacttgaacacctgGATCAAaatatgtgaagtcacacacaaattttgtacattcgcaaatcagtttgtgcatttgtgcgatgagagttgcatgtgtgtacaatttttttttcacaaatattttttacttttttgaaatattttctagcacaaacacaagtacataaatacaactgcttgaatctgctgctacaagtttcaaacactctttttcatgtactctctgttttgcaccaaatatctcgagataaatggtgcgaaagtgacttgtatacctgtaggctatggcgagcactgttcagcactgcccaccaggtggcgcccgacactcactgaagcagagtttattaattaccaccaatgtttcagcaaggtaaatcaaggtattattttcaccaagtggagaacaatacaaatgggagtgctaattatacacagatgaaggtaattacatacaatattccaatgattcattagtaaacaaaatataagttccttaaatctcaaaccatcaatataagtagataaaaaatacaagcagcaaatacacacataggcctttatataaataagataccaaatgatgtattcaattcaattcaattcaattttatttatatagcgcttttcacaatttggtaattgtatcaaagcagctttacataatagatgtagtgaaaagcacagaaaatcgacagacagcataacataatacacgatagcacaagcagctaaatttgctgtggctataaatcaacattataatcaaacgtattactaatgtaacgtatagaagttaagcccaaaaaggctgcctccccgggttgaaaaaccccctaggagaaaaaaaccccggATTTTTttccggggaagtaaaaaaagtcctaggaggaaaaaacccttgggagatatatatatatatatacacattgaaacggaaggagattaagcggagattaagcaggttctgccggtggtctttggtcaggcatcagctggacatcacgttgaagaacagccagtagatcagaggtcggccgactttcacatttaccggaactggactgtttgtcttattgtcctcgtgatcgaggacgagacagggagagaaacaaaatcttattagcgtaggggccgttcacataaaaagcaagtgtcacacagtaatgtggattttagtcagctcggttccgggcaggctaactattgctggttaagtgtattacatatagttgatgattttagaaacagagctcgtttgactaaggccagaggccccactgccgtcgttaatactaacgtacagtggcaagcggttctgtatgacatactatttttaaggccaggggaaaaggccaaaaattgcaaaccgaccatatttggcaattaagactcaatcgacaaccaatgcaaagtttcagcatattactaaagagtattaatgacatttaccatgttttggaatgttgacgaaaaaaaaaggttttaatttattcattaatttatttatttattaggttgtacaagctagctattgggaaataagtgtattacatatagttgatgattttagaaacagaaacagaattCGTTTGACTAAGcccagaggccccactgccgtcgttaatactaacgtacagtggcaaacggttctgtatgacatactattttaaggccatgggaaaaaggccaaaattgcaaaccgaccatatttggcaattaagactcaatcgacaaccaattcaaagtttcagcatattactaaagagtattaatgacatttaccatgctttggagtgttgacgaaagaaaggttttaatttattcattaattaatttatttattaggttgtacaagctagctattgggagataagtactattgctaaaacaaactaggcgaatgccttgttaaagagaaaagttttaagtctagatttaaagttatCTACCGTCTCTGATTTTCGGacgtcggttggtaaatcattccatagcttaggggctaagtaggaaaaggatctgccacctttagacacttttgatattttagggattattaagaggccagaattttgtgaccgcaatgcacgtgatggattgtattctgataataattctctaagatatgagggtgctaggccatttaaggctttgtaggtgattagtaatattttaaattgtatacgatatttaactggtagccagtgtaaagatgccagaattgggcttatgcggtcatacttcttagatcgagtaagaactctcgcagaagcgttttgaactagctgaagcttgtttacctgatttgcatggcatcctccgagtaacgagttacaatagtctattctagaggtcataaaagcgtggataagcttctctgcatctgatgcagacaacatatggcgtatttttgagatatttctaaggtggaagaatgctgtgcggcagacattgGAGATATGGCTGTCGAAGGATAAAtttctgtcgaacatcacacctaaattcttaaccgtggaggttggcaccacagtgcagccatctatgggcaacttgtagtctgtcatattatatttgtagcgattcggttcaataacaagtatctctgtcttattggagtttagcataagaaagttatgtgccatccagtcacttatATCACTGATGCAGTCTGATAGCTTAGAAAAATTGtgtgtttcgctaggatgtgaggagatgtaaagctgtgtGTCATCGGCGTAGCAGTGAAACTGTATGTTATGATTCCTAATAATATCTcccagaggtaacatatataacgagaacaggataggacctaaaactgatccctgcggtacgccgtatttaaccagggagtgatgtgactcctcctcgtttacataaacaaagtgatagcgattggttagatacgatctgaaccaggctagcgcttgaccactgatgccaacatagttttctagcctattaagtaagattgtgtgatctattgtgtcaaaggctgcactaaggtctaataATATAAGGAGTGATATTtcgccacgatcggatgttaggagaaggtcatttgtaactctaagcagcgctgtctctgtgctatggtggggcctgaatcctgattggaacttttcatatgtactattatttgctaagaatgtacgtagctggcttgccactactttttctaatattttggaaagaaaagggagatttgagattggtctaaagttatttagatctccctggtcaaggtttggttttttaatgagcggtctaataactgctagtttgaaagctgtggGAACGTAGCCTAATTCTAGTGATgagttaaatacatttagtactgggttagacactacagggaatacctctttgagtaattttgtgggaacaggGTCCAATATACAGGATGATGATTTGGATGACGCTACTAATTTAgatagctcttctattgtagtaggtttaaatgactcaagatgttggTATGGTAAGCTAGCGTTAAATATATTACTGGGTAGAGTGGAGGCTGCTTGGGTACCtacaatgttttccctaataatcataattttcttagtaaagaagttcatgaagtcgttactattgtgtgggAGTTTATTAGTgggttctgtttgttctttatttctagtcagtttcgcaactgtgctaaagaggaagcgagggttattatgattttctttaataagattGCTAAGATACGTAGATCTGGCAAtttttatagcctgtctgtagtgtttaacactctctttccatgctgcacgccatacctctaactttgtgcttctatagtttctttccatttttctagcagcCTTTTTAAGGGATGCGGTATGATGGtcgtaccatggagctggcgttttttctttgattctcttttttcgaattggagctacggcatccaatgtgttagaacaaatACTGTTCAGGTTTTCAattacaatatctagatcttcaggattatctgctacatgtttcatttgggacaggtctggaagagtgctaataaagttatatttagtggttgaaattattgttctggctagtcggtagcatttTGTGGttcgagtgatcctatctagaagtaccgtGTATgagacaaggcaatggtctgaaactgcatcgctctgaggtgatatctcgatttcattaatattgagcccgagtgacagaattaagtctaatgtgtgcctacgggtatgcgtgggccctgtcacgttttgtcttatatcgagagaatttagaatatcTATAAACGCTAATCCTAATGTATCTGTTGGGTTATCAACGTGTATATTAaagtcaccaacgataagagctttatctacagtgactacgaggtcagacaggaaatttgatatttctttaagaaaatctgcatgatggcccggaggtctatagattgtaGCAAGGACAAAAGAGAGCTGTTtatggttacgatcagttatttccatatttaatagcattatttcaaatgaattaaattttagttcagatttttggttaactttaaaaatgttgttgtatattgtagctacaccaccccctctcccctttaatcgcgGTTCATGTTTGTAAtagtagtcttgtggggtggattcgtttaaactaatgtaatcgtctgctttaagccaggtttctgttaaagagagtgcatctaagttttggtcagtaattatttcattgacaatgggttccttattggtaagcgatctaatgttaagaaggccgaattttaacattcaagGTTCATCTGTAaacgtattgttttctaattttatgttagtaagatttgtacgagacgaggtaaacggtgctctgtattcgtttgttcgaggaacgcacacagttgaaatgtgttgaTACTCTGGTAAGATAGACTCTAAGTTCTgcgatatatgtgatcttgacatgtcagagcagctaacagatggacgggtAGGCCGATCtatctgtttcctgacctgggccctgggtAGTCAGACTGTATAAGAATTAAGagtattggtcagatttctagagagtatagcatatccttccgatgacggatgaaggccatctctctttagcaggtcaggtctccCCCTGAagtgcttccaattgtctataaacactacgttatgctgagggcaccatttTGACATCCAGTGGTGAAGTGACACTAATCTGCTATAAGTTTCATcaccccggtaggcggggaggggaccagagcatattacattatctgacattgtttttgcaatttcatacacctctttaatagtatctttggtgatctccgactggcgtAGTCTGGTGTCATTTGCGCCGGCATgaataacaatttttgaaaacttacgcttagcattagccagcattttaagtttggatctaatgtctgacgatctggctcccggtatacagtcaactatggtggctggtgcctcaatgttcacGTTCTTTAGTATCGAGTCTCCAATAACAAGGGCACCTTTAACAGAtgtctcagccggtgtattgcttAGGATGTCGAATCTATTAGAAATTACTAGGGGGGACTTCGATGGGCATCGAATATGACTACGCCGCCTGatagtcacccagttagtcggCCGTGTTAACTCAGTTGCCGAAACCGAGCTATGTGTACTACGCGTTACCGtaggcgcacccgaaacagtgtttgaaacattaacattagcggttttacCATCCTCAACGAGCGTTCGGATGTGCGCTTCTAGTTCTGCAACCTTCTCCGTtagccttactacttcaatacatttaacacatgtaaacccctctgtgctgacggaagaagctaaactgtacatgtggcaagtagtgcaggttacaatgacaagcggagtcttaccgttttCATGCTGTGCGATAGCGTCTCCGTTCGCCCgaacgcggtccgtgaagctgcatcgagatGGGTGCTCGCTCGTTACATGCCTTGGTCGTCTCCGGGTGCCTGGAGCCAGGGTGATGTGTGGCAAGCTGTACCGTCTGGTGCGAATGCCGggcaacaactcctccacagcttcccgctctgGTGAGGAAAGGTCTGAAAAACATACATCGGATGTGTCCGCCATTAGATCGAAGAGGAAAgcagatttacagtaaacaaacaGTGAGCGagtgctagcgggctatatgctaacaatAGGTGTTTACTAGTGATAGATCGTTTTACTTATTAATACTgttcaataatcgtcacggtaaagtattcctaagataaatttgtacgttatattatatagataggaacgagatagtaagaaaataggatttagatgatgaactcgacggagctccaATGCACGGAGCAGCGTTTCCCCGTTTGTTTACGCTAGCAGGCTATATGCTAATACTGGTTGTTTACCAGCGATAAATCGTTTCAGTAACTGATACTGTtgaataatcgtcacggtaaggTATTCCTAAGATGAACTAGtgagttatattatatagataggaacaAGATAGTAgaaaaataggatttagatgATGATCTCGACGGAGCTCCGACAACAGTGTGGCCACTCACAtgtaagtcccattcatttttaatatcataatacctataaaaacaacccaaatcaaaatctacttttaaaccATGTGTGGCCAATGTTCGCATTTAATATACCTTAAAGGCCTCCTGTCTAAGTAAAAATTGGTCCAACTCACCTCACCTTCTAGATGGAAATACCCTGTCAATTCCTATCTGGACACCCATCTGGCTCAGCTGCAGTAATGTTTCTTGTCCTATTACCTTGACAGTCACTGCGGTTTCATATTTCTCGTCATTAAACTGCTGTATGATAGCCAGCTTTtgactaaccctaaaccgaagcgacaatggtaagaaaataggacaaaacagttgagtaaccaatccgtgagaatgccacggaaagaaagtctttttttgccaacaatccttaatgttgagctctgctctttgaagtaagttggtttattattggtttattatgcaagttcagcCTTGCattcagaggtgtaaagagtagctgaaagccatacttgagtaaaagtacaaattccttactgtaaaaattactccactacaagttacaagtcaccaatttaaatacgacttgagtaaaagtattaaggtaacccaatttaaaagtactcaagtatttttactcgtactgaatgttggctcaaagatgcactagtcctcaacacaaagagacattgtaggtctgggcagtgaaaactaagaaagtttatttatgaggttttatttcctaatatagagaagaaatcaaacacctcaaaatgttgacctggcagaacaaacacagattaaacatagtcataatcttttgactaaaatttaattaagtTTTAGTCAAacttttgtcatctgaattgatttaattttagtctaattttattcaactaaatgccatgagattttagtctagaaatctacattaaatttaatttaaacccatttaatttgAGTCTAGTGacattgtgtacttgaatgtgccctgctgaaaaatatatagcctaactttgtgatataaatatatggtaacactttacaatgagGTTCatttagttaacattagttagctacattagttaacatgaactaataatgaactgcacttatacagcatttattcatctttgttaatgttaatttcaacaattactaatactttattaaaatcttgttaacattagttaatgcactctgaactaacatgaacaaacaattaaagcttacatttttattaactaacattaacaaagatgaataaatgatgtaacaaatgtattgctcatggtttgttcaagttggttaatacattagctactgttaactaatgaaccttgttgtaaagtgttaccaaatattcttatataggcctatcctaagaaatatataattttaatatttaaaaaattccagtaaactaaaattacactaacagaaatatgataatgcatattaaaaacgtgaagttgttcatttgaaagattaattgtaaacacatgtagtacgtaacaccactcgctcacattaagtgcactacatttcttccgtcatgcatccctctttacagtaaatacattacagcatacttgattaaatgtgaggacagtgaaattgtacacttattatcaatcttataatgtacttaagttactcgggcaatcagtacaggacctcgctggtttattttggcttatatagtaagttatatcaagttatgtaccagctcaggttagctgataaagtagcatcagagtatataaacatttgtgcttgcctttgagttgcgggatgaccctcctgcaatcgcgcatcacttttgtaaatgtgcaaatgtgatatgcatccatatgtttgctctttatctcttctctcagaccagacgcgaacttttctctacagtttatgacatacgcagcacgcagatgtcccgctacggtggctcaacgtaagccattcagcgtttgacatcaaagtaccgcgagaccagacttttccatatgcatttgattcgctctcgcagtactttgatttcatacgattgctctgcgcagagccaaatgaagtccctcagttgtgtgtttgcgtgtaacctcgcgaccacaaattctatccatcatcacaCTCTGACACTTTCatctcgtttttatttgacgaataaacaatgtagcgagtaacgttaagtgtcatttcaaatgtagtggagtaaagagtacaaatacccaatcaaaaatgtaattgagtagagagtaaaagttgcctatatttttgatactcagtacaagtacaaagtagcccaaaaaatacttaagtacagtaacgaagtacatttactcaagtactttacacctctgcttgCATTATGTTTGTATCTTACAGTTAGTATAATGCATGTAATGAATTCAGGGCAAGAAGAATATTTATCTAATATGGGGTAATGTGAAGTATTATAATACATATCGTTTTCTTTCATGGGATATGGACCCCCTAAAAAAGCCTTGgacaccccatttataaaattctaGTTCTGCCACTGCAATATTGATCTTGTATTTCAGCATATTAAGTGTATAATGAGTCTGTGCATATTgtgaatgaatttaataaacaaattcttGATAGCCTTTAGTTAATTCACTAAAATTATcctatattcagttagcctatgtttactttactgacacagcagtgtgcccaggatggtaaaataattatttcaatgtattactaataaacaacacaagtctTGTGCATACTGAcatctttgtttttttctgatgtgttagaagtcatatatgtagagcagagaaataagaatttttttcctggggtgcatgccctagaaaaatacatatggaccttggtatttataaaatcctgcgtATGACCCTGCTCATGACAAAAAGAATCCACTCTCAATAGTGTATTACGAGCTGAAGGTTTTTTAATCGGATCCCTATATAAAAAATTACGAGCTACCCACaagtctaaaaagctgatttgatttgggttagcatccaaataaatgttaagaaatcaaAACACCTGtttagataataataaaaagaatttagttgttcagtaaccggattcaaaaagacagaaataatcatccaaattagtatattagaagaaaaagcatgtatcttatttaaatgtaggcctatgtgtgtatttgctgcttgtattttttaatctacttatattgatggtttgaaatttatggaatttatattttgtttactaatgaatcattggaatattgtatgtaattaccttcatctgtgtataattagcactcccatttgtattgttctccacttggtgaaaataataccttgatttaccttgctgaaacattggtggtaattaataaactctgcttcagtgagtgtcgggcgccacctggtgggcagtgctgaacagtgctcgccatagcctacaggtatacaaatcactttcgcaccatttatctcgagatatttggtgcaaaacagagagcacacgaaaaagagtgtttgaaactcgtagcagcagattcaagcagttgtatttatgtacttgtgtttgtgcttgaaaatatttaaaaaaaattaaaaaatatttgtgaaaaaaaaaattgtacgcacatgcaactctcatcgcacagatgcacaaactgatttgcgaatgtacaaaatttgtgtgtgacttcacatattttgatgcaggtgttcaagtaggttatgcaccatatttactgcagcaattgtagcaaaaaacgtgagcttgtgagtttcttaatctgtgatttgtaaaatgggatttgtgcagctgcactgaaggatttgtaaatgtgtaactgttgtgttgtatttgagggaaagacaaaaaatctacaagtttgcaactcttcctctgtgacttcaaatttactgatacacatgtgtggataatctctacaaatacaaattttactgtcacaggtgtgcagttgttttgcaccaaatataccttcatagtTAAGCTGCTTAGTTTCTCAAATTCATATTACTGATAAAGTGTTAAAACTTAGATGATATGTTGGTGTTTTATGGCTCACGAATTCGCAATAACGGATACATATAGCAGTTCATGTTAATGACATTAATCCAAACTTATTGATGACGTGATAACATGGGCGTCGAATCCAATATTAATCATGCTGAGGTTTTCTCGATGGGgtaatgtgtataaatgcagttaTAAAACTAAAAGGGACAAGATAGTCGACGTGACCCTcatgtttccatggcaatcagTCAATTACATGTTACGCTTATGATCGCACCTGCGGTCATTCGCGCAGTATCCATGATTTAAAGCGGCATGAACCACTTAAGTTAACTCCTTTGTACGAAAATATCATGTCGTGTAATTTGGCATGTTCTATTTGAATTGAAATACATTGTAACGGTGTAATTTTGCTTACTTCTCTTGTTGAATAGTTAGCAAGTTTTAATGGAAATAGAAAATATTGGTTAAATGTGCtcttgtttttagtatatttttataactcTTTTGTAATGTCTTCGTTGTCAGAGCCCTTCAAATTAGAATAGTGATGATGATCTTGTCAATGGTGAGATTTTCATGCATCAACAGCCACTACATCTGGATCAGGTAATGTTGTGTTAACCCCGCTATTCTAcaatatttacttaaatgttatgatttcggtcttattggctgctttgtctttgtttcactatgtgttctgtttttgttttgacagctccacacgtgcgcgtcttccacctggtgatctcattaCCTCTGACTTTTCTCACCTGCGACCCGCACCTGATTCTCATTATTGtccaatccggtttgatttaaattcccctcgtttcctttgttctttgcaagttcgtctttgtatgtacCTGCCCGCTAGCTTGCCTAGTTCCAGTCCTGTTGAGTCTATTATCTGTTTCTCGTTTTTTGAATTATTCACcgagctctctgctgccttGTCTCTTAGACTTCCCTGTCCTGCCGTCAGTCCCTCCCGATTGGTGTGTCTACTATCATCCTTCTAAGAACTCTCAGTCTGTGGTTTCTCCGAGCGCTGCTACACACCTtgcgctgtccagccgcagtgcgctttcgggcgcgtaattctgcgCATCACTCGGACCGCtgcagtgcgctgtccagcacggaCCCCTCTGAAGATctgaccgcctctctctctcattgTCCCACCAGGATTCTCTCTCTGTGCCCTGTGAGGATTTCATCGAGTATCTATTGAAGTGGATGTCCATCTGTGTTTCCCACTTAGAGTGTTTGCATTTTCTCACATACATTCACACATACATCACATGAAGACATTGACTGTTTATTATCTATACATACCCACTGATAACTGTCTCATTAAAACCCTCTGCTCTGGGATTCTTGAGTTGTGTCGTTCGTaacaggacgaacttgccagGATGGATCCCGCGGAGGTTGATGCTCTCCGGTCGGCACTTGC from Paramisgurnus dabryanus chromosome 14, PD_genome_1.1, whole genome shotgun sequence encodes:
- the LOC135758172 gene encoding uncharacterized protein, which produces MADTSDVCFSDLSSPEREAVEELLPGIRTRRYSLPHITLAPGTRRRPRHVTSEHPSRCSFTDRVRANGDAIAQHENGKTPLVIVTCTTCHMYSLASSVSTEGFTCVKCIEVVRLTEKVAELEAHIRTLVEDGKTANVNVSNTVSGAPTVTRSTHSSVSATELTRPTNWVTIRRRSHIRCPSKSPLVISNRFDILSNTPAETSVKGALVIGDSILKNVNIEAPATIVDCIPGARSSDIRSKLKMLANAKRKFSKIVIHAGANDTRLRQSEITKDTIKEVYEIAKTMSDNVICSGPLPAYRGDETYSRLVSLHHWMSKWCPQHNVVFIDNWKHFRGRPDLLKRDGLHPSSEGYAILSRNLTNTLNSYTV